The Anas acuta chromosome 18, bAnaAcu1.1, whole genome shotgun sequence genome has a segment encoding these proteins:
- the KIF2B gene encoding kinesin-like protein KIF2B, whose translation MAGEFGLIQLGTYVEIKRSDGRIHPAMVTELHESTSSITVEWIEKGTNKGKQVNLQLIFDLNPHLAPRSTSMSSIEAPLSDKGDQSLVSEGQPQPIKVEEPSGDSRGPAGVQLGSRPRWALPGVWQIERLRDHRERRRLAMREQRAQQATASLQSRADVLAMIQECRRQLDCEALQSSIPRQPHRICVCVRKRPLNQREIELNDIDVVTVPCQDMVMVHEAKQKLDLTQYLDNQIFRFDYVFDDRATNELVYRHTAQPLVETIFQGGMASCFAYGQTGSGKTHTMRGGFSSKSSECSKGIYILVAEDVFRRLKDPSCPILELRVYGAFFEIYGGKVFDLLNSKKRLRVLEDGKHQIQVVGLREEEVTSVEDVSKLIEIGSKCRTSGQTSANSHSSRSHAIFQIILRKRGYLYAKFSLIDLAGNERGADISTADRQTRLEGADINKSLLALKECIRALGHNKAHTPFRASKLTQVLRDSFIGENSRTCMIATVSPGMRSCEHSLNTLRYANRVKELVVNLNSLGQSRQENPSGTPELQLSGVQPDKEVSPQIFTFNAKGKAQKKRKEADEKALLEEHQESLRWLKAFLQVAEEIDYNVDFYAAQFESVLGQKIGTLTEIQEKVKLFRSILCKEEQGSNQSCMKRSRVL comes from the exons ATGGCCGGAGAGTTCGGGCTCATCCAGCTGGGCACCTACGTGGAGATCAAGCGCAGTGATGGGCGCATCCATCCAGCGATGGTGACAGAGCTCCATGAAAGCACCTCCAGCATCACTGTGGAGTGGATCGAGAAAGGGACCAACAAGGGCAAGCAGGTGAATCTCCAGCTTATCTTTGACCTCAACCCTCACCTGGCCCCAAGGAGCACATCCATGAGCAGCATCGAGGCCCCGCTGTCAGACAAAGGAGACCAGAGCCTGGTGAGCGAAGGGCAGCCACAGCCCATCAAAGTGGAGGAGCCATCTGGAGACAGCAGGGGCCCTGCAGGAGTCCAGCTTGGCTCCAGACCCAGGTGGGCATTACCAGGCGTGTGGCAGATTGAAAGGCTGCGAGACCACCGGGAACGCCGTCGGCTGGCGATGCGGGAGCAGCGAGCTCAGCAGGCCACCGCGTCACTCCAGTCCAGGGCTGACGTGCTGGCCATGATCCAGGAGTGCCGCAGACAGCTGGACTGCGAGGCGCTGCAGTCCTCCATACCCCGGCAGCCCCATcgcatctgtgtgtgtgtccgGAAGCGGCCGCTGAACCAGCGGGAGATTGAGCTCAACGACATTGACGTGGTGACTGTGCCCTGCCAGGACATGGTGATGGTGCATGAAGCCAAGCAGAAGCTGGACCTCACGCAGTATCTGGACAACCAGATCTTCCGCTTTGACTATGTCTTTGATGACCGTGCCACCAACGAGCTGGTATACAGGCACActgcccagcccctggtggAGACCATCTTCCAGGGGGGCATGGCCAGTTGCTTTGCCTACGGTCAGACAGGCAGTGGCAAGACACATACCATGAGGGGAGGCTTCTCTAGCAAGAGCTCTGAGTGCTCCAAGGGGATCTACATCCTGGTTGCTGAGGACGTCTTCCGCAGGCTGAAGGATCCTAGCTGCCCGATACTGGAGCTTCGAGTCTATGGGGCTTTCTTTGAGATTTATGGGGGCAAAGTGTTTGACCTGCTGAACTCGAAGAAGCGGCTGAGGGTGCTAGAAGATGGGAAGCATCAGATCCAAGTGGTGGGCCTTAGGGAGGAAGAGGTCACCAGTGTGGAAGATGTCAGCAAACTGATTGAAATAGGCAGCAAGTGTCGCACGTCAGGCCAGACTTCTGCCAACTCTCACTCCTCCCGGAGCCATGCCATCTTCCAGATCATACTCAGGAAGAGGGGATATTTGTACGCCAAGTTTTCACTGATTGATTTGGCTGGGAATGAGAGAGGAGCTGACATCTCCACTGCAGACAGGCAAACAAGGCTGGAGGGGGCTGATATTAATAAAAGCCTCTTGGCACTCAAAGAGTGCATCAGGGCACTGGGACATAACAAAGCCCACACCCCATTCAGGGCCAGCAAACTCACCCAGGTCCTGCGGGACTCATTTATCGGGGAAAACTCACGTACCTGCATGATTGCCACTGTCTCTCCAGGGATGAGATCCTGCGAGCACAGCCTTAACACCCTGCGGTATGCCAACCGTGTGAAGGAGCTGGTGGTGAATTTAAACTCCCTTGGACAATCCCGTCAGGAG AACCCCTCCGGGACACCTGAGTTACAGCTCTCTGGGGTACAGCCTGACAAGGAGGTATCACCCCAGATATTTACTTTCAATGCCAAAGGAAAAGcgcagaagaagagaaaagaggcaGATGAGAAGGCGCTTCTGGAGGAGCATCAGGAGTCTCTGCGATGGTTGAAAGCGTTCCTACAGGTGGCCGAAGAAATAGACTACAATGTGGATTTTTACGCTGCACAGTTTGAATCAGTCCTGGGTCAAAAAATTGGCACCCTGACCGAGATTCAAGAAAAAGTCAAATTATTCCGGTCAATTCTTTGCAAGGAAGAACAGGGCAGCAACCAGAGCTGCATGAAGAGATCTCGTGTGCTGTAA